The Heliangelus exortis chromosome 24, bHelExo1.hap1, whole genome shotgun sequence DNA segment GACACAGCCCAGACCGGCGGTAACGGGACCAGGATGGCTTCGCACACAGTGGAGCAAAGCGACTTTATTTGAGAGTTAAAACACTCGGTATAAAGAGACAAAGGATGAGAGAAACACACCGGGACCAACGCGATGGGGcgggggggagagaggggaggaaacCGCAGGGAGCCGGGCAGACACGGGGATGGGGGGAGCTGTGGTCCTGCGGCCATGCTCGGGATGCTCCGCAAAGAAAAACCCGAGATTTCCACCCCATGgagagcagcaggcacaggTATGGCAGAGGAGATTCCCCATTTTGGACAGAGGGAGCCCAGTTTTGCAGGAGGATGGGGTGGGAACTTTGCTCCCGTGTCCAGATGGGATTCGAGCTGTGATCCCGTTTGTGCAGCTCGGGACAGAAAGCACCCCTGTCCCTGCACAACACCTGGGAACCAGATCCtgcaccccttcccccccccaaaggGAACGGGGATGGTGCTAACCAGCACCCTGCTGTGGGCTGGGAAAGCAACATTCCCAGTTGATGGTTCTCCCTGCCTCAGTGagctcccagcagccaccaAAAACAACTCTGGGAAATAGCCTTGGCCCACATCTAGCTCAGAGCACAGCActggcagcctggggacagaAACAGCCTGAAATGTAACACACAAGCTGAGGAAAGGACAGGGCAGGCAGGTGCCATGCTCTCTCCCTAATCTGTTTGCTGCCACCATCAGCCACGATGGCCAAACATCAAGAACAAAACAGATTTGGTCTTAAGTTTTAACAcaacagaataataataataaaaaaaatacttcttccaAACCTAGGGGTTGCAGCCCCAACGTGAaccaaaagcaaccaaacaGCCAGAGTttcaacagattttttcccccattataGTCCCTACTTCTTTACTCTTAAACCAATCCCAAAGGGCAGGGTTACAACCAAACCTGAGTGCTTGCAGGCATCAGGAGGAGCTCTGGGATCCATCTGTACCATCCTGCCAGATTAGGACCAGAATGGCTTCATCAAGCAGAGAGCCAAGCAGCCAAGTCTCCCCACTGGCCTGCAGTGGGGTCCCTGGGGGCACAGaggctctctgctgctctggaaaaGGGTCCACAGACATTCCAGGCTTCTCAGGGTTGTCTGTGAGGTCTCTAAAGGCTGCTAGAAAAAACAGCAGGTCCTCACCCTGTCAGCAGATGCATTAAGCACAAAGCAGCATGGGGACAGGAGGTTTCTCTAGCTCATTAAGGCACTACAGCATCATtccacatcctctgcaggctgAATCATCCCCACACCCAAAGTGCTGGTTTTGGGGGATAAAAAAGCTTAAGGCTTCTGGGGTAACAGTGCTCAGGGGGAGTGTTTTTGGAGTTCTTTTAGTGTTGGTTTATTGCCCAGCTCCTGTTGCCTATTGAAAGACCCCAGTTGCATTTCCCTGAGGAAAGCAGGTTCTGCTCCCATGAATGCCTAAAGAAGCATCCACACCAGAGCCCTGCAAACAGCATCTGGGGAGCTGGTAGCACTTTGAGGTCATTAGCAGTGGTGTAACTGGCACACCTGCTTGATCTGAACTCCACACATCTCCCCTGAGCACTCTGATCATCCTCTGGTCTTACTTGTCACACAGGATCTGCACAGAGAATTTATCAGAAAGACCAGGGGCATACATTTCCTTTTAGTGATGATTTTAACTCACATTTGCATGTTCAGCATTTGACATGCCTGGAAGGCAATTCAGAATTCATCTCCCAGAGTTCAGAGACCACACCAGCTCCAGCAAACACAGCATAAACACATTCCACAAGATCAAAGCTACTGCAAAGCCTGACACTGAAGCCCTGAATGATTCCAGTTAACCAGTCAGCAGCTAAAGACTTCTGGCAACAAACTCCCTGATTAATAAACCCACATTTAAGTCACATATCTTGTACCCAAGCAAAGGGATGGTAAAGTGCTGAATAGGTTTTGGGTTGTAGGAGCTCTGAACTCCCAAGTCTTTATGTCCTGTCTTACTTTGGGGAGTGTTCTTTACTGGGTGATGCAGTTGTCTCCCATGTCCTGAGCATATCTGTCAGATATTGCTGTCCTTAAGTCCTCCACCTCTTTATGAAGCTGTTTTACCTCCACCAGTTTCTTTGCAAGTCCATCAGGGCTCAGCAAGTCATCCTTCTCCTTAGCAGAGTACTGCACAGCTGTGGAGTCAGAGAAAGGAGTTATCCCACATGCAACTCTGACCAAGGATCACATACATTTGCaggcaaaccagaaaaaaacctcacatttGCAAAAGAAGCTCTACCCTTCACATTCAGCTGCTCCAGTGGGCACCTTCAGAGCCAGCTAATCACAGGAAGAAAGTTCACAATCCCAGAAAAATGAGAACCTTCCATGCTACGTTAGCTGCAGGTTATTTAACCCTGCCATAATGTGGGGTTTCacacaatggtttgggttggaagggaccttaaaaatcatctactTTCAACACCCCTGCACAGAgccacctcccactagaccaggttgttcaagtCTCCATTCAACCCagccttgaatacttccagggatgggctTGCTCTGCCTTTACTCTGCATACTTACAGTGAAtgcccaggagcagagagaggttGGGGTCCTTGCCCTGAGCCCTCTGAGTGACAATGCTGTAGACAGACTGCAGATCCTGCAGGCAGGTCTCCAGCtcaagctgcagctcctgggccaGCTGAGCTGTCtcagcaggcaggggctgggttGTTAGCTCTGCCTGACGGAGCTGTTCCTGAAGGGTCAGGTTCTTCTCAATGAGATCTTGGTTCTGCACTGAAAGCTGAACAAAAGCAGACAGGGCAGGTTGGTGGCACAGAACTGGCATGCTTGAAACAACTGAACTGCTCAATGATAATGGGAGcacagaaggcaggaggagctgatTGTCATCCAGCGCCTCCAGACTCTGGCCAGGTGAGTGTCAGCCCTACAGGGTGTGAGCATTTGGCATTTCCAGACACTCCACTGAGCCTCCTGAGGCAGGGTACAACAAAATCAGCTTCCAGGAGGTTGTGCACCCATTTCTCAGCTCAACACAGGTCATCTCACTCCTTCAGGGATACCATTGTGCTCCATTTCCTTTAAGCTTGTGAGTggggctcagccctgctcttcagccagggctggagcagagttTGGGCTCCTGCTGGCCACCTTGCTCCCCCAGCTGGCAAGCTCAGCCTCCTCCCCCACAACCTGCAACTCCAGCTCAAGTTCCCCAGGCAGAAAATGCCTCTCTCCtgattttgaagaaagaaaacctccTTTGAGAGCACTGATGGGGCAACTGACCAGCCCAAAGCAGGAAAGGTGGTGCTACCAACTGTAAACTCAGGGTTTTCCTAAAAGACAATCCATTTTTCTCTAAACACTCCCCTTCTGACCTCTTTCACAGCAGTTCGGAGCTGCTGCAGTCCATTTTCCCTTCTCATTGCCTCTTCTCTCAGAGCTTGGCTTGTCCCCTCTTCCTGGGCCACCTGGTCTTCCAAATTCTGGAAGAGACCATGGGAAGGGAGTCAGTAACTCCCTTCACAGCAGATTTTCAATTCTAGATCCCTCTCCAGTCACCTCTCACCTTTAATTGCAATGACAACTGCTCCATCTTCTTCTGCTGTTTGTCCACAATctggaagcaaaagcagaggCATCAAAACTGGCCACACAGACTCAGTAATACCACCAGGATTTCTCCCTCAGTAGGCCtgcatctcctctcctctttcctgtCCACTCACTGCTTTACTCACAGCCACTGTCAGTAATGGACTTGAATCCCCTGACAAAAGGCACCATTAGAAGTAtcagctccaggctggagaagtTGCAGTTCTTGTggttttcctctcccctcttctgCATCCTGTAACTTCTCCACAGTGTTACTGGCTAACACAacaaaaacagcttttaaaaccCCTCAGTTTGGAATTCCAGAAACCTGTTTCAATGTAATTCTGACTGCAAAAATGTAATTCTGACTGCAAAATGTAATTCTGACTGCAAAAATGTAATTCTGACTGCAAAAATGTAATTCTGACTGCAAAAATGTAATTCTGACTGCAAAAGTCCCTTATTACATTTCAGTGCTTGATGTGACTcagtagaaggaaaaagaacatgATTCCCAGCTGGGACAGGCTCTTACCTTCCTGAGGCAATCACAGTCTTTCTTAAGAgcatcattttcttttttctgtctctccccATCCTGAGCTGGGGGTCCTCTCTCTGCATTCTTTACACACTGCTGCACCTTATCCTGCAAGCTGAAAAATCAAACACCATGGGAAAACCAGCTTTATCTGGGGGATTTCCCTCACTAAACCATATCAGGCAGCAAATGATTTTCTTATCAGGTGGCAACGTTGCCCTGTTTGAATCCCAGCTTGCAAACTGCCAGGGCTGTGAAGGAAGGAGCCCCTGGACATGGTATTGTGGATGTAACTCTTGCAGACTACACAGGGCCATTTTGCAAGGAGTTACAGTTGAGAGCAACAACCTGCAGACACAGGCAAACCCTGGGGAGAGAACAGGGGCCTCCCATCTGCTTCTGCTCCCAACCTTTCCCTCTTGGCACATGGAATTTGAAGATGATGCTTTGGTGAATGCTCACATAAACATCACCCATCCACAGTAACCTGGCTCAAGTGGGACACAGGCTGTGCTGGATCATCACTGGTTTGTGCAGCAATTCCTTCAGTGCTATTccttccctgtgctcagccctggggaggccacagcttgagtcctgtgtccagttctgggcccctcagctcaggaaggagattgaggtgctggagcaggtccagagaagaggaaggaggctgggaagggatccagcacaagtcctgtgaggaagggctgagggagctgggggtgttgaggctggagaagaggaggctcaggggagacctcatcactctctccaactccctgaaaggaggttggagccaggggggggttgggctcttttcccaggcaactctcagcaagacaagagggcacaagaggtctcaagttgtgccaggggaggtttaggttggacattagaaagaatttctttctggagagggtgctcagccattggaatgggctgcccagggaaggggtggattctccatccctggagatatttccaaagagcctggatgtggcactcagtgccatgggctgggaaccacggggggagtggagcaagggttggacttgatgagctctgaggtcccttccaacccagccaattctaggattctatgaagaTGAAGTTTACTCTAATCCTCCTGATTTTTTACCTGCGGACAGTGGAAAGAAGCTCCAGCTCTTTGTGCTTTTGGGTTTCTAACTGCATCTCTTGCTCCCTGAAAGCAGCCCGGAGGTCTCCAAGCTCAGTTTCCAGTGCCAGCACTGTTTCCTGCATAGCAGCACTCTTCAGTTCAGATTCCTTCAGCTGCAACAAAGACCATCACAAGACTCTAGAGACCTCCCAAGGGTTTCACCATGTTTCAATTATATTCACAATGCCAAGTTTTACCACTCCTGTGGCAATTTTCAGCTGTAGCTCAGAACATTCCTTCTCAAAAAAGTCCAGGCCACAACATGAGCAGCTGCACAGGGGAttaacagcagctgcagaaaagtCACCTGAGCAATTATGGTAAGAGCTTTCAACTAGGAGGTAGTTTTACCTTCTGACTCTGTTTCTGGTGGTCCTCAAGGGTTGGCAGATCAGCCAAGTATCGTTCCAGGGTCTCAATTCTCTGTtgtctttctctgttttgttcagtttccttctggcatttctttttaaggttACTAATGTGTTTGTCTCTTCCCTTTACCTGCAGGGACAGTTATAGAAAAGTTTATGCAATTTCTTGTCCATTCCTCAGTTCTTTGTAAGCCCATTCATTCACCTTTTTTGAACAGCACTCAACACCAAAATACAAGACCACCTTAGCTCAGCACCATTTCTGCTCACTTAGCTAAAAGACAAGCTTCCTCTCTGCTTAAGAGGTACTGAAAGACTTCTaacagcaggaggaagagcttCATCCTATAAGCTAAAGTATTCTATAAAGAGATCAGAAAACACCTGCACTAACACAGTGCTACAGAGAACTTTAACCTAGACACTACATCAACtcttttttgaaggaaaaaaaaacacctttccaCCTCTGGATCAACAGGACCATACCCTTTCATCCTGTTTCTTTAACTCCTCTGCATGTTTCTGCATAGTTTCCTTCAGTGACTCCCGGATCAGCTTCATATccacctctgcagcagccaaTTTTCTCTCCAATTCAATCTTTTCCTTACTGAGGGACTCAGTTTTCTCAGTGAACTGTGCCCGAAGAAACGCGTTTTCCCgctgcagctcctgcaaacagagagggagaatccTCTTGGTTACCAACTGGCACTGAGCAGCTGAGGCTGCCTCAGAGCTGTATTCTCAGCCCAAACATAATTCAGCTTCATCTTATTTACTGTAGTATCCAAAGCAGAACTTGCTTGTGCTGTCAGCTGTTTGCATCTCCAGCACAGCTTCTAAACAAACCCTTTAAGGCCTGAAATCTCAAGAGGCACAGAAGCTCTTGGAGGTGACAGGTAACTGGCAGCCCATACCAAAGAAAATTTCACTCTGCACAACCCTCCTGCTCAGGAAACACCTCAGGAGAAGTGGTGGGGCTAATGGATTTGATACATATTTCTTCCTGACACCCTGTTGCACCCAATTACCTGCATTCTCAACATGTAGACATCTCCGTAGGATGCTGGACAGCCAAGCAGGGCATTGTGAACCTGCAGCTCACTCTCCCTGAGTTTCTGCTCCAACTGGGATATGTGTTGTCTTtgtctgttaaaaaaacccaaaaaaacaggTCAATACACTGTTCTCAAACACAGAGAGCAAGACAACATGAACAGCCTTCCCCCCAGCAAGGATAAAACACACAAGCCTTGGACACTTTAGAGCATCCAGCTTGGCTGAGCTTGTGAGTCAAGTGAGAGAGAAATTAGAGGACTCAAACTGAGCAAGCAGAAAAAGTCTTCATAGTCCAAATGCTGAAGGTAGCTTTCATGAGGACTTACATCTTCAGAAAGCTTATGGACCACCAGTGCTAGGTGTAAGAAGTGTTGTTTGCCAGCCCAAATTCATAAAGAACAAATTGAAAGCAAAGGTCTCAAAGAGCTCCCAGAAAGTCCTCGTGAAAAAAGGCAGTGGTTTTGACATTCTAAGGTAACCATGATTACCTAGAAACATGTCAATATCAGACTCTCACCTGTCAATGAGAAGCTCTCTCTCCTTGAGTAGGTTTTCATTGGAGTTCAGGATATTGATCCACTGGGCTGGATCAGGGCAAGGCAACGAAGGAGAATACACAGAAGGATGGTGGCAGACACCTCCATTTTGTAACTgcaagaggagagaaaatgagCAGGGAGAGATTTGTGCTCCACAGAGGTAACTGCAATATTGCTTGAGCTATTTTGCACTCTGTGTGCTCATCTGCATGCCAGGACACAGCTATTTCAGTCTCCAGCAGTGTCCAAGAACAAGTAACTTTGCCCAAGCACAACTGGAgattaacaaataattttagatCACTGTGCTAGCTTGCTGGAAACAATTTGCCTACATTAGGGTACAGCTGGTAGGAGGTGATAAACAACCTGTTTCCATCTAATGCACCTTTTcaaaaaaagtctcttttctAAGTCTAGATACAGAATAGGATTATTCTACAAACTTAAGAACTGCTTGgcatgctttttctttgcagttccTAGCAGACAGGATGTTTCAGCTCTTGCTCTGAACCCTTGTGTGGTGCTGTAACACAGTACAGGACATCAGCAACACCTTAAATGACACCTGTGACACCACATGCTGTAAAAACACAGCATTAAGATTCTTTCAGCTCGAGGCAGGGAGAGGCCTGACACACTTCCCcctctctccttgcttcatAGGTCTGGGACAATGATTCTCATGGAAAGATCCAGGAAGGGTTTCAAACTCAAGCAGCTCCCTACCTGCATTTGCTCTATTTGCATTTGCactttttccagctgctgtttcCAAGCACTGAGCTCGCAGAGCCTCTCATGTGGATGCAGAGTGCAGGGTTCTTGCATCCAGGCTCCAGATGAAGGAGTTCCaggttttgaaaagaaattgttgCCCTGAAGTCCTGTGGGCATCAGCCTGCTCCCACTTGGCCACGTTCCATCCTGAGGCTCACAGGCTCCATTAGCCCCAGCCCCTTGCTTACTTTCTGGCAGCACTTTATAATGGTCCTTTCCTGCCTCAGAGTTTGGATTGAACTTCTGGAACCTGTGAAGAGGGTCAGTGCACAAGCTATCTGAAAAGAGAGACTGGTTAAGGGTACGCTCGATGGCAGGAGTGTCAAACTTCCAAGGATCTTCTGTTCTCATGTGATCAGAAACAGGATGCCAGGATTGCTCAAAACTATTTTTCCCTGAAGGCCCATAGGGACGTAAGAAATCCCTGGGTGGCACCTGAGATGACTTCCCAGCATTAAAGTCTCCATTTCTCATGAGCCCTGCGTGTTCAGAAGCAGATCCTGGCATAGCAGGGTTTGAAGTAGGCTGTGAAGGGCCCTGctctcctgcagagcacagcttgGAGGGTGAGGCACCCAAGGTAGAAGGCATTACATGGGCTGTTGGGATGATCACTTGGGTTTTGATGGGCTGGAATGTGGAACCGTTACTGGAATTGCAAAAGTctatagggggaaaaaagaaaaaaaaaaaaagtgatgctgTAATGATAATTCTGAAACATTCTGACATGAACAGCCATTCTTCTGCTAAAAAACTTTTCctaaagaatttaaaaaacaatttttctccCCCCAGACACATCCCCCtaagcagcagcaagaggaaggCACACCTGTGTGCCCCCTCACAACCACTTCCAGGAGCCTGCTGACATTTTCCTACCACCACAAACCATGGGTAGAATCCAAGTTTAGCTCAGTACATGTTAATCCTTTGGTTTTAAGCTACTATAGTATAATCTTAATTCAACAAGTTAGAAAGCAAGTCCtttaaatggaataaaaagGCTGAAACTTACTCAGCTGAACAGTGAGATTCTCCTCCTCCCGTCCCACAGCTCAGCACCTCTGAACCGTAACCAAACTTAACCAGAACCTTCCCCAAGCCCATGATGAGCTTCAGACACAGCAGAACACTAACACTACATCACcaagcagctcctccaggaccCCAAGGGAGCTTTTTCTAGAGATTGGAGGAATGACTCTCTCCTTACTGCCACAGGAAATGAGGCAGAGCTCAGCGCACGCAGCCCGTCCTGTCGGAGGGCACCAAACCTGGCTGCCTGGAAATGCAGGGTTATTCTTAGCAACTCTCAGATTTCAATACAGCAACAGCAAGAGCTGAGAAAGGCAACCACCAAAGTGCCTGCTCCCACTCCTTGTCCTGATATCTTGTGGACTGCAGGAAGCCCAGGTTTCTCCCCAGGTGCACAAACTTCTTTTCTGTGTGGCTTTGGCTAAAGGCTTCCTTTAATCCAGCTTTCCTCAGGACTGTGAGGTCAGCCCTTCCACCTGTGTGTGACcccaaaaggaataaaacattAAGATTTGAACAGGAACAAAAGCAGACTCTGCAAAGACTTCAGAAAACTGTAGGGAAGCTATCACAGCAATGGGAAAGACATCTCAAAAacaaggagaaaggggaaaaaatctctCAGACTTCACTTGGTAGTGTTTAGGAACTCCAGAGAGCACCATGCTGCCTTCCCCTGGGCAAACAGAAGGGACAGTACCATTTCTTTTTACAGCCCTACTTTCTACTTAAAagaaacttagctgaaagcaaaattacaagacagaaaatcacctttatcctggcccaaaccagaacaagCCCCTAAATTTATACCCCAGGGTCACCACCAGGAACCCGAGTTCTCTGAGCAGCACCCACGTCAGGATGCTGCAGTCAGTTCCTCAGGTGTGCTCAGGGCTGTCACAGCATTTCTGACAGACACAGTGACCAGACAGACAGCatgctccagc contains these protein-coding regions:
- the CEP85 gene encoding centrosomal protein of 85 kDa isoform X1 encodes the protein MIFISCPVVPGINKMAALEKHPDLRLQQNSPSDPSTGQKGNFLETDWKTPMLSEKFQSRVSRCPSVANSGDGGIGTSCSDSTEDFCNSSNGSTFQPIKTQVIIPTAHVMPSTLGASPSKLCSAGEQGPSQPTSNPAMPGSASEHAGLMRNGDFNAGKSSQVPPRDFLRPYGPSGKNSFEQSWHPVSDHMRTEDPWKFDTPAIERTLNQSLFSDSLCTDPLHRFQKFNPNSEAGKDHYKVLPESKQGAGANGACEPQDGTWPSGSRLMPTGLQGNNFFSKPGTPSSGAWMQEPCTLHPHERLCELSAWKQQLEKVQMQIEQMQLQNGGVCHHPSVYSPSLPCPDPAQWINILNSNENLLKERELLIDRQRQHISQLEQKLRESELQVHNALLGCPASYGDVYMLRMQELQRENAFLRAQFTEKTESLSKEKIELERKLAAAEVDMKLIRESLKETMQKHAEELKKQDERVKGRDKHISNLKKKCQKETEQNRERQQRIETLERYLADLPTLEDHQKQSQKLKESELKSAAMQETVLALETELGDLRAAFREQEMQLETQKHKELELLSTVRSLQDKVQQCVKNAERGPPAQDGERQKKENDALKKDCDCLRKIVDKQQKKMEQLSLQLKNLEDQVAQEEGTSQALREEAMRRENGLQQLRTAVKELSVQNQDLIEKNLTLQEQLRQAELTTQPLPAETAQLAQELQLELETCLQDLQSVYSIVTQRAQGKDPNLSLLLGIHSVQYSAKEKDDLLSPDGLAKKLVEVKQLHKEVEDLRTAISDRYAQDMGDNCITQ
- the CEP85 gene encoding centrosomal protein of 85 kDa isoform X2: MPSTLGASPSKLCSAGEQGPSQPTSNPAMPGSASEHAGLMRNGDFNAGKSSQVPPRDFLRPYGPSGKNSFEQSWHPVSDHMRTEDPWKFDTPAIERTLNQSLFSDSLCTDPLHRFQKFNPNSEAGKDHYKVLPESKQGAGANGACEPQDGTWPSGSRLMPTGLQGNNFFSKPGTPSSGAWMQEPCTLHPHERLCELSAWKQQLEKVQMQIEQMQLQNGGVCHHPSVYSPSLPCPDPAQWINILNSNENLLKERELLIDRQRQHISQLEQKLRESELQVHNALLGCPASYGDVYMLRMQELQRENAFLRAQFTEKTESLSKEKIELERKLAAAEVDMKLIRESLKETMQKHAEELKKQDERVKGRDKHISNLKKKCQKETEQNRERQQRIETLERYLADLPTLEDHQKQSQKLKESELKSAAMQETVLALETELGDLRAAFREQEMQLETQKHKELELLSTVRSLQDKVQQCVKNAERGPPAQDGERQKKENDALKKDCDCLRKIVDKQQKKMEQLSLQLKNLEDQVAQEEGTSQALREEAMRRENGLQQLRTAVKELSVQNQDLIEKNLTLQEQLRQAELTTQPLPAETAQLAQELQLELETCLQDLQSVYSIVTQRAQGKDPNLSLLLGIHSVQYSAKEKDDLLSPDGLAKKLVEVKQLHKEVEDLRTAISDRYAQDMGDNCITQ